One Clupea harengus chromosome 11, Ch_v2.0.2, whole genome shotgun sequence DNA window includes the following coding sequences:
- the cfap418 gene encoding protein C8orf37 homolog, whose amino-acid sequence MMMADDLDELLDEVEAKFCSDISLPGQRNQVDQACEQVQYRSERACNTKHDATRRVKNDDIDTLLEELLDDDDDVKNRQADSNVGKAIRSGPKEPVTQLVKRKCCPVFVGGSTIPPGVGTSNSQRVCSQLRCISCDFRIASFDDHEWDSTCDYLFFRNNMPDCDRLRAKLKRRKGARAYACQCSWHSALALTDLRDQPQLKWVCGKHDT is encoded by the exons ATGATGATGGCAGATGATCTGGACGAACTGCTAGACGAAGTGGAGGCAAAGTTTTGTAGCGACATCTCGTTACCAGGTCAACGCAATCAAGTGGACCAAGCCTGCGAACAAGTACAATACAGAAGCGAGAGGGCCTG CAATACCAAGCATGATGCAACCAGAAGAGTTAAGAACGACGACATCGACACGCTGCTTGAGGAGTTGCTTGACGATGACGACGATGTCAAAAACAGACAAGCCGATTCTAAT GTTGGCAAAGCAATCAGAAGTGGACCTAAGGAGCCAGTGACACAGCTTGTTAAAAGAAA ATGCTGTCCTGTATTTGTGGGTGGAAGTACCATACCACCAGGTGTAGGAACAAGCAACTCTCAAAG GGTATGCAGCCAGCTAAGGTGTATTTCCTGCGATTTTCGAATTGCTTCATTTGATGACCATGAGTGGGACTCCACATGTGATTACCTCTTCTTTAG GAACAATATGCCAGACTGCGACCGACTGCGGGCCAAGTTGAAGAGGCGCAAGGGAGCGCGGGCGTACGCATGCCAGTGCAGTTGGCATTCGGCCCTGGCACTCACAGACCTCAGGGACCAGCCTCAGCTCAAGTGGGTCTGCGGCAAGCACGATACGTGA
- the si:ch211-254p10.2 gene encoding solute carrier family 40 member 1: MSLRADAAPCGGVVVDFESDDVREARKKKARSIPGSALIYLRGPKFLIYVSGALSMWGDRMWHFAISVFLIELYGRNLLLTAVFGLVVAGSVLLLGAMIGDWVDRNPRNKVAHASLFIQNISVTVCSIVLMLVFSYKKWIEQIWDGWLTVVCYTVVIILADVANLASTALTIAIQRDWIVVITGYNRGHLAGMNATMRRIDQVTNILAPLAVGQVMTLASNVVGCGFILGWNLVSLIVEFIFLSRVYRIVPELSEKPPALEVDDENFLEGRTERTIATGLHVTEERCSISLHLKEITNLPLCFRKFQWFLSTCKEGWKAYYRQPVFFAGMGLAFLYTTVLGFDCITTGYAYTQGISGSLLSLLMGVSAITGLMGTVMFTKLRKVYGLVNTGVISSCLHLGCLLLCVCSVFAPGSPMDLSLLMPFTESANDSESRNMARPRQKQTYPLQGVSNQPLLPDRSSIHWTNTTVLFENMPSGNTPDSYVSIILLFLGVITARIGLWSFDLTVTQLLQENICESERGVVNGVQSSMNYLMDLLHFIMVISAPQPQHFGILVIISVLFITTGHTMYFLYARKAKRKQHLNT, encoded by the exons ATGTCCCTCAGAGCTGACGCAGCCCCgtgtggaggggtggtggtggactTTGAGTCTGATGACGTCCGAGAGGCACGCAAAAAGAAGGCCAGGAGTATACCAG GGTCAGCTCTTATCTACCTCAGGGGCCCCAAATTTCTGATCTATGTCAGTGGAGCTCTGTCCATGTGG GGCGATCGTATGTGGCACTTTGCTATCTCTGTCTTCCTTATTGAACTGTACGGACGAAACCTACTACTGACTGCCGTGTTTGGCTTGGTAGTTGCTGGTTCGGTGCTGCTTCTTGGCGCCATGATTGGGGATTGGGTCGACCGCAATCCAAGGAATAAGG TGGCCCATGCATCCCTCTTCATTCAGAACATTTCAGTGACCGTGTGCAGCATTGTTCTCATGCTTGTATTCTCATACAAAAAGTGGATTGAACAGATTTGGGATGGCTGGCTAACT GTAGTTTGTTATACGGTGGTGATCATCCTGGCAGATGTGGCTAATTTAGCAAGCACAGCCCTGACCATCGCTATCCAAAGGGACTGGATTGTGGTCATCACTGGATACAACCGTGGACACCTTGCTG GAATGAATGCCACCATGCGTCGAATAGACCAAGTGACCAACATATTGGCCCCACTTGCTGTAGGGCAAGTCATGACCCTGGCATCTAATGTAGTTGGCTGCGGATTCATCTTGGGCTGGAACCTTGTGTCTCTGATAGTCGAATTCATCTTCCTCTCACGGGTGTACCGCATCGTCCCAGAACTCTCTGAAAAACCTCCAGCGTTGGAGGTGGATGATGAGAACTTCTTGGAGGGGAGGACGGAAaggacaatcgccacaggtctgca CGTGACAGAGGAACGCTGCAGCATCAGCCTCCACCTGAAGGAGATAACCAACCTGCCTCTGTGCTTCCGCAAGTTCCAGTGGTTCCTAAGTACCTGCAAAGAGGGCTGGAAGGCCTACTACCGCCAGCCGGTGTTTTTCGCCGGCATGGGCCTCGCTTTCCTTTACACCACCGTGCTGGGCTTTGACTGCATCACCACGGGCTACGCCTACACTCAGGGCATCAGCGGCTCACTGCTCAGCCTCCTCATGGGCGTGTCAGCCATCACTGGTTTGATGGGCACCGTCATGTTCACCAAGCTTCGCAAAGTTTACGGCCTCGTCAACACTGGTGTCATCTCCAGCTGCCTGCACCTGGGCTGCTTACTCCTCTgcgtgtgctctgtgtttgctCCTGGAAGCCCTATGGATCTTAGTTTACTGATGCCCTTCACTGAGTCGGCGAATGATTCAGAGTCCAGGAACATGGCAAGGCCGAGACAGAAACAAACCTATCCTCTTCAGGGCGTCAGCAACCAGCCTCTCTTGCCCGACCGCTCCTCCATCCACTGGACTAACACCACCGTGCTGTTTGAAAACATGCCGTCAGGAAACACGCCTGACAGCTATGTCTCGATTATCTTGCTGTTCCTGGGCGTCATCACAGCACGAATTG GCCTCTGGTCCTTTGACCTAACAGTGACCCAGCTTCTTCAGGAAAACATTTGTGAGTCGGAACGTGGCGTGGTCAATGGCGTCCAGAGCTCCATGAACTACCTTATGGATCTGCTGCACTTCATCATGGTCATCTCTGCTCCACAACCACAGCATTTTGGCATCCTTGTCATTATCTCTGTTTTATTCATCACCACAGGACATACTATGTACTTCCTCTATGCTCGAAAGGCGAAGAGAAAACAGCATCTGAACACATAA
- the LOC105905465 gene encoding sodium-dependent neutral amino acid transporter B(0)AT3-like has protein sequence MGDAVMSDEIQMVESKTSGERPKWDNKVQYLLTCIGFAVGLGNVWRFPYLCQKYGGGAFLIPYLIALVFEGLPLLHLELAIGQRLRTGSIGVWTSISPFLGGVGLASMTVSFLVGLFYNTILAWILWYFFHSFQNPLPWESCPINMNRTGYVTECEKSTPVNYFWYRETLNITPNVETSGSLQWWIVLCLATAWLLVYVCFIRGIETIGKAVYVTATFPYLVLTIFLIRACTLPGASLGLTYLFTPQVSTLKNPKVWLDAATQIFFSLSLAFGGLIAFSSYNPQKNNCEHDALIVGIVNSATSIFASIPIFAILGFKATENFNDCIGGNILALTNAFNIGDENMTLENYDDWLTHLNATDPSLVMSLHLKKCSLQTFLDQSASGTGLAFIVFTEAVIKMPGSQVWAVLFFVMLFSLGLSSMFGNLEGVLTPLLDLHVVPKWMPKEVFTGLMCMVSFTVALIFTLGSGNYWLEIFNSYVGSLPLLVIAFFEITAVVFIYGINRFNDDIEWMTGRRPNLYWQVTWRVISPLMLLVVFLAYIVVEAGEKPSYSAWNPDYVGHFLGSTDNSIKP, from the exons GTGCTTTCCTTATCCCGTACCTGATAGCTCTGGTGTTCGAGGGCCTGCCTCTGCTGCACCTGGAGCTGGCTATAGGACAGAGGCTGAGGACGGGGAGCATCGGGGTTTGGACCTCAATCTCCCCGTTTCTGGGAGGAGTTG GTCTTGCCTCAATGACGGTTTCATTTTTGGTGGGTTTGTTCTATAACACAATCCTGGCCTGGATCTTGTGGTACTTTTTTCACTCATTCCAAAACCCCCTGCCTTGGGAGAGCTGCCCAATCAACATGAACAGAAcag GCTATGTCACGGAGTGTGAGAAAAGCACACCAGTTAATTACTTCTGGTATCGAGAGACATTAAACATCACTCCAAACGTCGAGACGAGtggctcactgcagtggtggatagTGCTATGCCTTGCTACAGCTTGGTTGCTGGTTTATGTGTGCTTCATACGTGGCATTGAAACCATTGGCAAA GCAGTGTATGTCACAGCCACTTTCCCATATCTTGTGCTCACCATCTTTCTGATCAGAGCATGTACCCTCCCAGGGGCTTCTCTGGGCCTTACATACCTCTTCACACCTCAGGTGAGT ACTCTGAAGAATCCGAAGGTGTGGTTAGATGCTGCCACGCAGatcttcttctccttgtctttAGCCTTTGGCGGACTCATTGCATTCTCCAGCTATAATCCCCAGAA GAATAACTGTGAGCATGATGCTCTCATAGTTGGAATCGTTAACAGTGCCACGTCAATCTTTGCCTCAATACCTATATTTGCCATTCTGGGATTTAAGGCTACCGAAAATTTCAATGACTGCATTGGGGG AAACATCCTGGCCCTGACTAATGCATTCAACATTGGAGATGAGAACATGACTTTGGAGAACTATGATGACTGGCTCACCCATTTAAATGCAACTGATCCCAGTCTAGTGATGAGCCTCCACTTGAAGAAATGCAGTCTTCAAACGTTTCTTGACCAG AGTGCCTCTGGAACGGGTTTGGCTTTCATAGTATTTACCGAGGCTGTGATAAAGATGCCAGGGTCCCAAGTGTGGGCAGTGCTCTTCTTTGTCATGCTTTTCAGCTTGGGCTTGTCCTCCATGTTTGGGAATTTAGAGGGAGTTTTGACACCTCTTCTGGACCTACATGTAGTGCCCAAATGGATGCCTAAAGAAGTTTTTACAG GGTTGATGTGTATGGTGTCTTTCACTGTGGCCCTCATCTTCACTCTGGGCTCAGGAAACTATTGGCTTGAGATTTTCAACAGCTATGTGGGATCGCTGCCTCTTCTTGTTATTGCCTTCTTTGAAATCACAGCAGTAGTTTTCATATATGGGATCAACAG GTTCAATGATGACATTGAGTGGATGACCGGTCGAAGGCCCAACCTTTACTGGCAGGTCACCTGGAGGGTCATCAGTCCACTGATGCTGCTCGTTGTGTTCCTGGCGTACATCGTGGTTGAAGCGGGGGAAAAGCCATCATACTCTGCATGGAATCCAGACTATGTAGGACATTTTCTCGGCTCTACTGATAATTCCATAAAGCCATAG